DNA from Tepidisphaeraceae bacterium:
TGCACGCTGCCGCCGCGTGGTGCGCGGTATGCGGGTGATCCGGATCCAAGCATCAAGATTCCGGCCATCCGCCAAGTGGCGGCACAGCGCGATACGGCGCAGGTGCCCGTCGTGGTGAAGGACCTCTCCAGCGACGACCCGGCCGTCCGGTTCTACGCGATTCGCGCGCTACAGAAGATGACCGACGGCGACGCCAAAGGGTACGTCTACTACGCGCCCGACGACGAACGCGCCGCTGCGGTCGAGCGGTGGCAGGCGTGGCTGGCCGACGAACAACAGCAGAACGGGGGCGCCCGCTGACCGTCGCGCGATTCGCGACGGCACCGCTGGCACATTATGCCATCCGCCAATCCATCCAACGCGGCGCTCGACCTGTCGATCACCAGTGATCCGGCGCAGCTGGCGCCGGCGCGCAAGTCGATCGAGTCGTTCTGCCTGTCGCACGGGCTGGACGAGAAGGCGACCGAGGACATGGGCCTGTGCGTAAACGAGGCGATGGCCAACATCACCCGCCACGCCTACGCCGGCCGCACCGATCGCCCGATCGCGCTGCGGGCGGCCGATACCGGGCAGGCCGTCGAGGTGTCGATGCGCGACTGGGGCAACGGCGTGAACCCCGCAGAATTAGCCGTGAAACCCAAGGATCCGCTCGTGCCCGGTGGGCTCGGGTTGGTATGCTTGCGCAGCCTGATGGACGACGTACGATTTGAACCGCAAGCGGACGGCATGCGGCTGACGCTGACCAAGCGGAAGACGCCCGCGACAAAGGAGCCCTCGCATGACTGAACTGAAGACCGGCACCAACCTCGTCCCCACCGCCCGCGTCGTTGACGGCACCGCGGTCGTGGCGGCGCTGAAGGGCGAGATCGACCTGCACAACAGCCCGGTCATCCGCACCACCCTGCTCGATTTGCTGGCCAAGCATCAGCCGAAGAAGCTGGTGCTGAACCTGTCGCAGGTGCCTTACATGGACTCGAGCGCCATCGCCGTGCTGGTCGAATCGTTGAAACGCATCCGCAACAACGGCGGGAAGATCTACCTGACCAACCTCCAGCCCCGCGTGAAGGGATTGCTGGAGATCGCGCGATTGAACGCCATCTTCGGCATCTGCGCCGACGAGGCCGAAGCGCTGGCGGTGTAACTTGGGAAGATCTTTCCGGTCCCCTCTCCCGGTACGCCGGGAGAGGGTTAGGGTGAGGGTGATTTCGAACATCGAGAGTCGTCAGCTGTACGAAATCACCCTCACCCATCCTCTCCCAAAGCATGCGGGAGAGGAGCCAGATCACGGTTGCTGAACGCGTTACGGCCTATATACCATGGACTTCCTCCGCCCCATCTCCGCCCTTGGCGCCTTTACGATCGGCGTGCTCGAGTTCATCGGCGGTCTGGGCTATCTGCTGCTGGACACGCTAGGCGTCGCGCGGCAGGGTCTGATCGACAAGCGCACGCGGTCGGCGGGTTGGGAGAACCTGTGGACGCAGATGGTGCGCGTCGGCGTGATGAGCGTGCCGATCGTCAGCCTCGTGTTGTTCTGCATCGGCGCCATCCTGGCGCTGCAGATGGCCCCCGTCTTGGCCGACTACGGCGAGGTTCGCCGGGTGGCGGACCTGATCTCGATCGCGACGTTTCGGGAACTCGGCCCGCTGGTAAGCGCCATCGTGCTGACCGGCTTCGCCGGCGCCAGCATCGCCGCGGAACTAGGGACGATGGTGGTCTCAGAAGAAATTGAAGCGCTTGAGGCGCTGGCGATCCCCCCCGCTCGATTCCTGGTGCTGCCCCGCGTGCTGGCGACCACCTGCATGATGGTCTGCGTCGCCGTCGTTGGCGATCTGATGGGCGTGATCGGCGGCCTCGTTGTGGCGACCTCGCTGCTGGGGTTGGATGGTGGCCAATATGTACAGCGCACGTTCGACGCGGTTCGCCTGATGGATTTTCTAACCGGCCTCGTGAAGGCTGGCGTGTTCGGTGTGCTGATCAGCGCCCTCGCCTGCTATCTCGGCCTGAGCGTTCGCGGTGGCGCCCAGGGCGTAGGCGTGGCGACCACCCGCACCGTCGTCTACACGATCGTCGCGCTCATCATCGTCGACCTGATGTTCACCAGCGTCTTTTACGCCATGGGATGGTAAAGGAATTGCCGATTTTTGATTTGCGATTGAAGGGCAAGACGATCAATGGCAAATCGGCAATCGAAAATCGCAAATGGCAGAAGCCCTCATCCAAGTTCAGGACGTCACCAAGCGGTTCGGCGAGCGCACGATCCTCGATGGAATCCGGCTCGACGTGTTGCGCGGCGAGACGCTGGTCATCATGGGTGGGTCGGGGTCGGGCAAGTCGACGCTGCTGCGCACGATGATCGGCAACGAGCGCACCGATGGCGGCGCGATCATCGGGTTTGGGAAGAACATCTGCGGGATGGACGCCGAGCAATTGTCGGGGTATCGCAAGTCGATCGGCGTGCTGTTTCAAAGCGGCGCGCTTTTCAACAGCATGACGGTCGCCGAGAACGTTGCCCTGCCGCTGCGCGAGCACACGGACCTGCCGCCGGAGACGATCGACATTATCGTGAAGATCAAGCTGGAACAGGTGGGCCTGCGCGAACATGCCCGCAAGATGCCCTCGGAACTGTCGGGCGGCATGAAGAAGCGTGCCGGCCTGGCACGGGCAATCGCGCTCGACCCTCAGATTTTGTTTTACGACGAGCCCAGCGCAGGGCTGGACCCGGTTACCAGCAGCGAGATCGACGTGTTGATCAACGACCTGAAGAACAAGCTGGGCGTCACCAGCGTCGTGGTGACGCACGAGATGGACAGCGCCTTCCGCATCGCCGACCGCATGGTGCTGCTGGACCGCGGGAAATTCATCGTCAGCGGCACGCCCCAGGAAATGCGCGCCAGCACCGACCCGCTCGTACGGCAGTTCATCGACGGCCTGACCGAAGGCCCCCTCACCGATCGGCGTCGCGGGGGTGAGTATGAGCTGGATTTGCTTGGGGCAGAGTGAAGTAGCAAAGCAGGAGTTGGAACCGCCAAGGACGCCATGAACGTCAAGCGAAGAGGAAGCGGAGATAGAGGATGGGAAAACGAATAGGAGTCAACGGGAGCGCCGGTCGGTCGACCGCGACTCTCCTCCATTTTCGATTCTCGTTTTTCTCCTCCTTCCCTTGGGGCTCTTGGCGACCTTGGCGTTTCGTAATTCTGCGGATCAGTGGATGTACCTATGGATAAGCAACGCAACAACCTCCGGGCCGGTTTGTTCATCGTGGTCAGCGTGCTGCTGATCCTCGGGGTGATCGTGGGTATCAAGGGCGTCGGCACGCTCTTCACGCCGGCGAACCTGCACACGGTCAGCTTCAACCTGAGCGACGACGTCAGCGGCCTGGCGGTCGGTGACGCGGTGCGGCTGGGCGGCGTATCGGTCGGCGTGGTGCGCAGCATCGAGTTCGACGGCGCAACGGAACCAAAGGTTGTGGTCTCCTTCACCGCGCCGCAGCGGTTCGCGCTGAAGCGCGACGCGCGCATCGGCATCCAGAGCACGCTCACCGGCAACACGTGGCTGAACATCGACAGTCTCGGCGCGGGAGAAGCGCTCGCCAGTGGTGAATCGCTGGTCGGTCGACCGAGTGCATTCAGTCAGCTGTTCGCTGCGGTGGGCGAGATCGGGCCGGAGTTGAAGGGCGCGTTGACCGACGTGCGCACGCAGACGCTGCCGAAGGTGAACACCGCCGTCGATGGCTTTGCCGACACCGGCCCGGCGGCGACGGCGCTGCTGAAGCACGTAGATGCGAAAATCGACCCCGCCGTCGAGAAGTACGATGCCTTGGCCGACACCGGCACCGACGCGCTGGCCAACATTCGCGACATCGCCGGCGACACGAAGGGCGACTTCCGGTCGACCATGTCGAACCTGTCGAGCGTGACCGGCAGCGCCAAGGACAAGGTGCCCGCGATCCTGGACAAGGTTGACGCGTTCGCCGCCACCGCGAACGGGACGATCGACCGCGCGCAGTCGGCCGTTACCGACCTGCAGGCGGCGCTGGCGAACACGAAGGACCTCACCGGTTCGGCGCGCGGCCTGCTCGTGCGCAACCGCGGGAAGATCGACGACTTGGCCGCGTCATTGAAGACCACCGGCGACAACCTGAAGGCCGCCACCGCCGAGATCCGCCGCAGCCCGTGGCGGCTGTTGTACAAGCCGGGCCCGGGTGAGATGGCCAATCTGAACCTTTACGACGCCGCCCGCCAGTTCGCGGACGGCGCCGGTGACCTCAGCGACGCCGCCGTGTCGCTGCGCGATCTGTTGGACGATCCTGATGCCAAGCCCGAACAGGTCGAGAAGCTCATCGAACGGCTCGATCAGACGTTCACGGAATTTCAGACGGTCGAGCAGAAGCTGTGGAGCAGCGTGAAGCAGTGAGGGGATTGCGGAAGCGAGAAGCCGCGATGTTGTTTCCGGCTCCTCTCCCGGAGTACCGGGAGAGGGGACCGGAGGCCCGCTGCGCTTTGCTTCAATTCCGCCTTCCCCCTCCCCTCGCCCTGCCGCGCCGCTGCCCCTACACTCTGAACCATGTCGCTTTACTCGATCGAAACGAATGGCAACCTACAGCCGCATCTGACGCAGGAGTGGTTGTTGACCAATGGGCTGGGCACGTACGCCGCGGGCACCGTTGTGGCGTGCAACACGCGTAAGTACCACGGCCTGTTGTGCGCGGCCACGCTGCCACCGGTCGGCCGCGTCATGCTGCTGAACCGGGTCGCCGAGATCGTCACGATCAGTGGCGAAATGCACGATCTGTCCATCAATCAGTTCGGGGCCGACTATCACCCGCGCGGCGAGCGCAACCTGCGGCGATTCTCGCTCGGCCACACCGCCAAATGGGAATATGAGGTCCCCGGCGCCAAGATCACCAAGGAACTGATGCTGCTGTGGCGCCAGAATGTCGCCGCGGTCCGGTACACGGTGAACCTGCAGCGCTTGCGGTCGGTCGAGATGCAGGTGCTGCCGTTCGTCAGCATGCGCGACTTCCACGGCCAGCGCCGCGCATGGGCGGCGTTCACCACTGAGCGCTCGGGGCACGGCGTGAGCGTGCGCGACGACGCGTCGAACCAGACCGTCGCCGTCCACGCCAGCACTGGTGAATTCATTGCCAAGCCCGACTGGTGGTACGCCCACGC
Protein-coding regions in this window:
- a CDS encoding STAS domain-containing protein — protein: MTELKTGTNLVPTARVVDGTAVVAALKGEIDLHNSPVIRTTLLDLLAKHQPKKLVLNLSQVPYMDSSAIAVLVESLKRIRNNGGKIYLTNLQPRVKGLLEIARLNAIFGICADEAEALAV
- a CDS encoding HEAT repeat domain-containing protein; this translates as MVRTRARILCTFVVAASLSGCTLPPRGARYAGDPDPSIKIPAIRQVAAQRDTAQVPVVVKDLSSDDPAVRFYAIRALQKMTDGDAKGYVYYAPDDERAAAVERWQAWLADEQQQNGGAR
- a CDS encoding ABC transporter ATP-binding protein; this translates as MAEALIQVQDVTKRFGERTILDGIRLDVLRGETLVIMGGSGSGKSTLLRTMIGNERTDGGAIIGFGKNICGMDAEQLSGYRKSIGVLFQSGALFNSMTVAENVALPLREHTDLPPETIDIIVKIKLEQVGLREHARKMPSELSGGMKKRAGLARAIALDPQILFYDEPSAGLDPVTSSEIDVLINDLKNKLGVTSVVVTHEMDSAFRIADRMVLLDRGKFIVSGTPQEMRASTDPLVRQFIDGLTEGPLTDRRRGGEYELDLLGAE
- a CDS encoding ATP-binding protein; protein product: MPSANPSNAALDLSITSDPAQLAPARKSIESFCLSHGLDEKATEDMGLCVNEAMANITRHAYAGRTDRPIALRAADTGQAVEVSMRDWGNGVNPAELAVKPKDPLVPGGLGLVCLRSLMDDVRFEPQADGMRLTLTKRKTPATKEPSHD
- a CDS encoding MlaD family protein; amino-acid sequence: MDKQRNNLRAGLFIVVSVLLILGVIVGIKGVGTLFTPANLHTVSFNLSDDVSGLAVGDAVRLGGVSVGVVRSIEFDGATEPKVVVSFTAPQRFALKRDARIGIQSTLTGNTWLNIDSLGAGEALASGESLVGRPSAFSQLFAAVGEIGPELKGALTDVRTQTLPKVNTAVDGFADTGPAATALLKHVDAKIDPAVEKYDALADTGTDALANIRDIAGDTKGDFRSTMSNLSSVTGSAKDKVPAILDKVDAFAATANGTIDRAQSAVTDLQAALANTKDLTGSARGLLVRNRGKIDDLAASLKTTGDNLKAATAEIRRSPWRLLYKPGPGEMANLNLYDAARQFADGAGDLSDAAVSLRDLLDDPDAKPEQVEKLIERLDQTFTEFQTVEQKLWSSVKQ
- a CDS encoding ABC transporter permease, with the translated sequence MDFLRPISALGAFTIGVLEFIGGLGYLLLDTLGVARQGLIDKRTRSAGWENLWTQMVRVGVMSVPIVSLVLFCIGAILALQMAPVLADYGEVRRVADLISIATFRELGPLVSAIVLTGFAGASIAAELGTMVVSEEIEALEALAIPPARFLVLPRVLATTCMMVCVAVVGDLMGVIGGLVVATSLLGLDGGQYVQRTFDAVRLMDFLTGLVKAGVFGVLISALACYLGLSVRGGAQGVGVATTRTVVYTIVALIIVDLMFTSVFYAMGW